In bacterium, the genomic stretch GGGTAAGATATTTCCTTCCTATTTTCTTCACTGCATTTAATCTTCTCTGGCTTTTTGTTCCTTCTGTAAGGTCAATATCATATATAAATATCATTTGCATTTACCACCACACCTTTAATGGATTATATTTTTTCTCTTCCAATAGATGTTTTATTATCTTATATAGTTCTAATTTTATTAGTGTTTTATATTTTACCTTTTTTCGTAAATTCCTGTGAACCAAAGTAGTATTTAGCATTTCATCAAAAGATTCAATAAATATCTTTCTGCCTTCCTCATCAAGATATATTCCTCCTAATTCCTTTTCAAAATGTTTCTCTGTAATCTGGTTTAAATTTATAAGTTTAAATACTATCCTATCCACTAAAATCGGTTTGAATATCTCGGAAACATCCAATGATAAAGAAAACCTTCTTGCACCTGGTTGATGAAGATAACTTATTGTAGGATTTAAAGGAGTTAAATAAATCTCTCTCAAAACAGTCGTATAAACAAGCGCATTCCCAAAAGATATAAGTGCATTCAAAGGATTACCAGGTGGGTTTACAATTCTTTCTCCAAATTCCCAGCCAGTAATTTTTTCAAAACAACCATAATATAGTTTCCTTGTATGTGCCTCTAAACTCATAAGTTCTGGTATGGTCTTCGCCTTTTCTATTTCTTTCTCAAACTCCTCTATCTGTGATATTTCTTTTTTAAAGTCCTCTCTTTTTTGAAGATTTCTTTTTATATTGTGTATGGCACCCTGAACAAAACATCTTGCAAGAACAATTCTTTTTGTTCCATCAAGATAATGTGCTACTTGTCTGATTAAAAGGTCTCCTGAGAGATTTGTCTCGCGTGGGTAAAAAGTTCCAGAATAATATCCATAATAATTAAATATATGGATACAGATACCATTCTGAGCGGAAAAATTTAAAAACTTATTATTGAAGTCAACTTCTCCAAAGACAAACAACTGGTCTATATTTTCAACTGGAATTGGCTTTTTACCTTCCATTGTTTCAAAAAATATGGTGTTTTCTTTTCGCTTCAATACTCCATTAGAAAAGATATAATAGTTCTTCATATATAACAGAGTTCAAAATATGCACAGTTTCTGCAATATGGTTTTTTTACTACCTCAGGTGGTTTAGATAGGTCCATTATCTCTTTAATATTCTCTTCTGCATTTTCTATATTCCTTCTATCTTCATCTTTTAAAATTACCTCTATTTTTTTCATCAATTTAGGGTAATGAATTATTCCTCTTGTACATTCTACTCCTGTCCTCTGGAGTTTATAGATGTAGAACTTTGTCTGCCATATATGTGCTTCTTCAAGATTCCTTGATTTTTTGACTTCATTAACTATTATTTCATTTCCAATCCTGAGAAAATCCACTTTTATTGTGTCTCCTAACATTATCTCTTTATACCCTTCTCTTTTAAATGAACTCTCACTTAATACTTTACCCATCTCAACAAAATCAGAAAATTGCTCCATTCCTAATCCATGTGAGAACAACCATAGTTTCCTTTTACACACAATATAATAAGCGATATGTGTTCCAGTAATTCTATAATTTAATAAATCTACCATTAGATTTTAAATAATAATTGACTGTTCTTTTATTTTGTTTACCTTTAAAACCCAAATATTCTCAGAATAACTCCGTAATTTTCTACTTATTTCAACATCTTTCTGCACTATTTTATCTTTTAAAATATTCCATAAAGTATCTATTATTTCCCGTTCTTTTATTTTCCATCCTGATAAATTTATTACATATTTAGCTATGATTTCCTTTTTAAACCAAAGCCAAGTAATGTCCAAATTATTTAGAATAGCATCATTTATTTTTTTAATTATTTCATTTTCATGTTCTGATTTTATTATTGACATAGAAAAAATCTCTCTAAATAAATTATGCGCTTCTTCTTTATACTCAGAAACATAGCCAGCGTTCAAAATTGATACTGTCTGAAAAAAAGTATTGATATACTCTGAATTTTCTAAATTGTCATAAAGTCCTTCAACCAACTTTTGTTTCTCCTTTTCTGTAAAATTATTTTTATTTTTTAAAATTTCTAGGGTTCCCTTCAATAAAATCTCTTCATATATCTTTCCTTTCCCAGATTCTATATATCCTTTTTCTTTTATATAATAGACATATATGTTTTTTTCATTTTGAGAATAATAATTTTCATATGTAAAAATTCTATTTGAATCTTTAATACTTCCTGTTAATACATTTACTCTCCTCATTATTCTTCCCATACGTTGAATCAAAGAATCCATTGGAGCAATCTCTGTAAATAAATAATCTGCATCTATATCCAATGATGCTTCAATAACTTGAGTAGCAACAAGTATTTTAGATTTATTCTCATCTTCGGGTTTAGGATTATTGAATTCTTCTTCCAGTCTTTTTTCCTTTTCCTTTCTTTCTTCTAATGTAAATCTTGAATGTAGTATATCAAGGTATATTTTTTGATCTTTAGTACTATTTTTTATGTATTCATACATTTCCTCTGCTTTTTCAACAGTATTACAAACCACAAGAACTCTTTTACCTTTTTTAGATTTATCTATAATTTCTCTTATATCATCTGTAATACTTTTATCTCGCAATTCTATCTTATGCCTGATAAGATCGTCTTTTATTTCAGAATAATAATTAATAATATCGCTATCCGATATGACATTCTTATCTTTCAAATAATTCTTTACAAAATTAGGAAGTGTTGCTGTCATCAATAAAAATTTACCACCCAGAGAAACAATATCTTCTATTAATTTTACTATCATTGCACATGCTTTTGGATTATATGCTTGAACTTCATCTATTACTAATCTTGAATAGCCTAAAGTTGCATAAACTTTTTCGTATTGAGGGTATTTTAAAGATGCAGGAAAAATCTGGTCTCCTGTACATATATTTATGGGTAAAGAAAAATGTCTTGAAAGGTCTAGAATTTTAAGTAGTTCCCCATCTATATCTTCTGTTGAATTGCTTGATTTTTCCACCAAATAAAGGTCTGCATCTGAATGTAAAAGTCCCACATTTTCATTTATGAAAGGGTCTTCTTCTTTAAAAATAGCAGCATTTGATTGGTTTAAGTATTTAGAGATACGGTCAAATATTTGGTTTGTGGCACATCTTAAAGGAAGTGTATAAAAAAGTTTCTCATCCTCTGACCACAATAAAGCAAATTCTGTTTTACCAATACCTGTCGGGGCAATAAGAATCAAATTTTTGTTTTTAAAATTTTCAACCATATCTTTCTGCCAAAATTGTTTGCCAAAATGTTTTTCTAATATATTCTCAATAATAGAAATTCTTTTTGTTTCCTTTTCAACTTCGCATAAAGTAATACCACGGTGTTCTTGCCTTTCTACAAATGAAGTAAAATGGTCTGCTCTTATTAAAAAGCCAGAAAGAAAAATCCACAGATTAAGGTCTATTTTCAATTCTATTTCCAGTTTTAATCTCTCTGGTAGAAAATAAAGAGTGTACGGAGGGATTATCCCAATACTGGTTAAATTACCCCCTTGAGAAATTTGTTTTACAATATGTTCATCAAATGAAATATAATCAGTTACGGCCAATCCATCTATTTTAAAATTAGAAAAAATTTTTTTTAGTTCTTCCGTAAGTGTTGCTCCATTACTATTCTTTAACAGAAATTCTGCTGTTTCTCTCAAATCATTATTTATTTGCAAAAGATACTTTTTTTCGTCTATTTTCCAGTGATGAAAAGCAACAGCAGATAAAAATGTTGTATATAAACTTTCGCTATTTCTACATATTGTCTTTACTTTTTCCTTGTCTATGAAGAACAAGGATAGAATATTGTGTCTTACATAAGGAAATTTATTATTGGAAGTCAGGGTATTGGTATTACCTATCTTTTTCTGAAAAGAAGGCGATATTTTCCCAAGGTCATGAAAAAATCCAGCCCATTTAAGCAGATATTTTAAATAATACTCATCAATATTAGAACCGTTTTTAAAATTGCCATAGTTTAATTTATCTAAAGGTAGTTTTTCAATTGTTTTTATCACATCTTCAGTGTGTTTAATTAATAGTACTCCACTAGATTTTGCCCATATATCCATTTTAATACTCCGGATTAAATCATTTTACACAAAAAAAGAGGAATATTCATTTCAGTATCTGTTATAAATTCAAAAGGTTTTCCGAAATAAAAAGGAAACTCACCTTGTTCAAAAAGTTTCACAGGGATATGTCTAAAATTTCGGAAACCATCTTCTATTTTATAAAGCCCTGTGACTAGATGAAAACTCCCTTTAATTTTTAAGAAGAACTCCTTATAGTCAACAGGATAAAAATCTTTTTCAAACCAATTAGGATATTCTTTACTTTTCTTATTTCGTGGTCTTGGGTCAGGAATCCAAGTATAATAGTATAACTTTCCATAAAAAGGTTTTTTATTATTTTTATCAATATCAACTATCCTTATTGCTTCCTCTGGACTATCTTCAAATACAATCCAGTCCTCTGCTCTTCCAAGATGTAAAGGATAAATTCTATTTTGTGGATTGTTAAATACCTCCTTCAATTCTATGATGAATTTTTCATCACTATGGTAAATGTAGATGATAAGGTTTACATTCTCTAAAACATCTATTCTCGTAGGTATCTGTCTTCCTGGATGTTCAGGAATTTGGTCCATAGTTCTATTTTGTATAGTAATAAATCTATTTCTGTGCGAATTTGCTGACAAGTTTCTTAGCCATATATATTCTTTTGTCATTGATTCAAACTTTCCATAAATAGCAAGACCTAACTCTTTTAACTTAACGAACTTCTCATCATTTTGGTCTTTTATTCCGAGAACATTACATATAAGTCCTATAACAGTAGAATAAGGAGGAATGGGATAAGTATGCCTTCTAGAAAGAGTGAACGGAATTCTATAATGAACATGGGGTTGATAAATTTTTAATCTCAAAAATTTCATTTTAACTATTCCTGTATTTGGTAAATTCTTTTCTTAAGAGCTATTTAAATAACTCTTTTATAAATATATCCCATTTTGCATATGAGTGCTTTTCTATAAAATCTGAACTCATTGCATCTGGTTCTCGAGATTCAACAAAAGTTAAACTTTTTCCATTTATTTTTTCAATCCAACCATTAGATATTCCATTCTGCAGTAAATTCTCCCTAATTCTAAATTTTGGTCTATGATTTTCTTTATAGAATTCCACATCAACAAAGGAATGAAATATTGGAATAGGAATCTTTACGATACCTGAAATCAAAAATAAAGGCACAATGCCAGGACATTCTCCAGAAGAATGATAGTAAAGACCATTGTAAATAGAAGTCAATATGTCTAGAACTCGTCCCTCCTTTTCTTGGTCAGAAATAACCAATCTGCCACTATCATCGGTTCCTATTTTTTTCAAATCCAACGTAAAGGAGGTTTTATAAAGCGACTTATGTTCTTCAGGATTATATGGATTTGGTTCAAGTTTTGCATCTGGATATTGTTTAACATATCTTCTAACTAAATCATGATTCGCATAGAAAGTAATATCTCCTGCCCATGGTTCAAAAGAAATAGATTTTGTTATTCCTATAGCGGATTTCCTTGTAATCTGTTTTCCTTTCCCCTTTTTATTACCTTTTTTAGTTCCCATATATCCAAAAACATCAAGTTCAGCATACTCTTTAATATTACCTTTTTTAAGATCAAATTGAATAACATTACCATTGGCTCTTGTAACGGGCGCTTCTTTCCATCTTTCTGGATTCATCCTGTTAAGTGTTATCCAGAGGTAATGTCTCATTGCAGGCCTTGAAATAAATGAATATGCTTCTCCCCAACCTCTCATAAGTTTCTTGATAGAAGGAATATTTCCTGCTACTTTTTCTCCTCGGTTAAGAGCATCTGCTTCAAAAATAATAGTAATGGTTATTGCTTCCTTAATCTTCATTTTGTTCCTCCTTTATATTTTTTTGTAAAGTTAAAATAGGGGCTAGGAATGAGAAAAGTAATGTTTTAAAGTATATTTCATTCTCAGGTTTAAATGCTTCTATAAGTTCTTCAGGAAATTTCTTTCCATTTGTCTTAAACCATCTAAGTAGTATATAAAAGACATTATCTTTATTCTCGAGACGAATCTGTTCAAGTAACCTGAAAGCGATGTTATCTATTGATTTCAACTCCTCCTCGGATGCTAATTGTCTACTTATTTCTTTTCCTTTTTCTTTTAAATTCCACATTAGTATGTCTATATTAGCCATATCCCACCTCCGTTTTTAAGATTTTCATTATTCTTGTATATAATTCTGACAAAAGGAGTGAAATTTTATAAAGATTATTTATATCCATTTTACTTTCACTTATATACTTTTTTACTGGATCGTTTTCAGAAATCCTTTCCTTATTTTTTATTTTTAATAGAGTCCTTAAAATAAAATAGTTTGCCTTTTCAAGTTCTGAAAATTTTCCATCAAGAAGTAAATTAAAAATTTTTATTTCTCCAATTCTATCTATTAAATTAGCAATTTCATAATCAATTAATATTCTTGTTATGTGATAAGGTAAATCATAATAATCAATAATATTTTCCAATTTATTATTAATTCTAACCCTTCTTTTAACTATCATTTCAATATTCATCATTGTCCAGGTTCCAAGTAGTGCTCTTCTTTTGACAATCCACTGAAGTAAGGAAGTAGCAAAAAGTTTTTTAATGTTATATTGTTCATCCTTGATAAAAAATTTTTCAATAAATTTATTTAAATCCCATGTAAGATAGAATAAAGAAGTATTTATAAAAACATCTTTGTAAAAAGATAAATGATGAAAAATTACTAAATAAGAACACAGATGACATAATGGTGTTGAGGTTTTAAAGTTCCAGAAGGAATTAGGCATTTCTGTAATGGCTCCTCCTAATTCTTTAATATGTATTCCTTGAAATACTTCTCTTTGAGAGATAAATTTAATAAATGAATCTTTATTCTTTTTATATGAAACATTTGTTAAAAATTTACTCTGTAAATCATCTAATACTTTTTGAGGTAAGAAATGCCCACAACACCAATTACAGGATTTATTATTTATTCTGGGTTCAACAGAAGATAATTTTTTAATATATTCTTCCTTAAAAAAATCTTCTTGATTTTTTTGTATATAATTTGGATATCTTTTATTTTTTCCATATATTTTAAACTCTTCGTTTAATTCCTTTTTATGATATTGTACAAGCAATTTATAACTTTCTTCTAAAACCTTTCTTTCTATCTCAACACTCCCATCATTATTAAATTGAAAAGTATTATTTTTCCCAGCGAATTCTAAAATTCGTAACAGGCCGACCACGCCTGCGTTATATAGCCAGTTAGAAGGGTAAAGTGTTATTTTATTATTTGCCATTTTTTCTTTATCTCTTCTATTATTTTTAATGTTTTTCTATTAACATCAGGATAATCTTCTACAGAAAGAATTGCTCCAAGATATAGATTAAAATCCTGCAAAGGAAACTTTTTTTCAAAATCGCTTTCTACTTTTTCTTTTTCCCACTTATATTTACTATAAAGGAATGCAAAATCCACCAAATCTTTTGTTTCAATTCTTCTTCCAGCAGAATAGATTTTGTTAATGAATATGTCATAATCAGAAGCCATTTTTATTCCGTCATATACTTCAAGTGGATTTATATTTTTAAAAGGGAAAAAGATAAAAGAAACTTTTATTCCTTTAATTATAAAGTCAATATTATCCACAAACTTTTCTTCTTTTTCCAGTACAAAAAATTTTTTTATTTTTGAGGATATTCTCATATAAGAAAATTCTTCCTCAGTAAGGAAATCAAGGTCTTCACTAATTCTATGATTATACTTAAACATTAATACAGTCCCACCTGCAAGATAGAAATTTTTGAAATTATTCTGTATCTCCCTCGCTATTTTTTTCATTTGTTCTGTTTTTTCCATATCTTTATCCAGAATTTTACTCCCCTTTTTACTTCAGGGTATTTAAAAGCAATTTTGAAAGTTTCTTCAGGATATTGATAATAAATTTCTTTTATATCTTCAAAATTACCATAGGTGAGTATTCTTAATATATACTTTTCAAGGACAACATCTTTTGCACAATCCCAGAATATACTTCTATATTTTTCAGGAATGTTTACTTTTTCTTTATATGTAATATTTATTCTTTGAGTTTTTCCTATGGTCTTCATC encodes the following:
- a CDS encoding nucleotidyl transferase AbiEii/AbiGii toxin family protein → MEKTEQMKKIAREIQNNFKNFYLAGGTVLMFKYNHRISEDLDFLTEEEFSYMRISSKIKKFFVLEKEEKFVDNIDFIIKGIKVSFIFFPFKNINPLEVYDGIKMASDYDIFINKIYSAGRRIETKDLVDFAFLYSKYKWEKEKVESDFEKKFPLQDFNLYLGAILSVEDYPDVNRKTLKIIEEIKKKWQIIK
- the cas4 gene encoding CRISPR-associated protein Cas4 codes for the protein MVDLLNYRITGTHIAYYIVCKRKLWLFSHGLGMEQFSDFVEMGKVLSESSFKREGYKEIMLGDTIKVDFLRIGNEIIVNEVKKSRNLEEAHIWQTKFYIYKLQRTGVECTRGIIHYPKLMKKIEVILKDEDRRNIENAEENIKEIMDLSKPPEVVKKPYCRNCAYFELCYI
- the cas5b gene encoding type I-B CRISPR-associated protein Cas5b, which codes for MKFLRLKIYQPHVHYRIPFTLSRRHTYPIPPYSTVIGLICNVLGIKDQNDEKFVKLKELGLAIYGKFESMTKEYIWLRNLSANSHRNRFITIQNRTMDQIPEHPGRQIPTRIDVLENVNLIIYIYHSDEKFIIELKEVFNNPQNRIYPLHLGRAEDWIVFEDSPEEAIRIVDIDKNNKKPFYGKLYYYTWIPDPRPRNKKSKEYPNWFEKDFYPVDYKEFFLKIKGSFHLVTGLYKIEDGFRNFRHIPVKLFEQGEFPFYFGKPFEFITDTEMNIPLFLCKMI
- the cas1b gene encoding type I-B CRISPR-associated endonuclease Cas1b, translated to MKNYYIFSNGVLKRKENTIFFETMEGKKPIPVENIDQLFVFGEVDFNNKFLNFSAQNGICIHIFNYYGYYSGTFYPRETNLSGDLLIRQVAHYLDGTKRIVLARCFVQGAIHNIKRNLQKREDFKKEISQIEEFEKEIEKAKTIPELMSLEAHTRKLYYGCFEKITGWEFGERIVNPPGNPLNALISFGNALVYTTVLREIYLTPLNPTISYLHQPGARRFSLSLDVSEIFKPILVDRIVFKLINLNQITEKHFEKELGGIYLDEEGRKIFIESFDEMLNTTLVHRNLRKKVKYKTLIKLELYKIIKHLLEEKKYNPLKVWW
- the cas3 gene encoding CRISPR-associated helicase Cas3' — protein: MDIWAKSSGVLLIKHTEDVIKTIEKLPLDKLNYGNFKNGSNIDEYYLKYLLKWAGFFHDLGKISPSFQKKIGNTNTLTSNNKFPYVRHNILSLFFIDKEKVKTICRNSESLYTTFLSAVAFHHWKIDEKKYLLQINNDLRETAEFLLKNSNGATLTEELKKIFSNFKIDGLAVTDYISFDEHIVKQISQGGNLTSIGIIPPYTLYFLPERLKLEIELKIDLNLWIFLSGFLIRADHFTSFVERQEHRGITLCEVEKETKRISIIENILEKHFGKQFWQKDMVENFKNKNLILIAPTGIGKTEFALLWSEDEKLFYTLPLRCATNQIFDRISKYLNQSNAAIFKEEDPFINENVGLLHSDADLYLVEKSSNSTEDIDGELLKILDLSRHFSLPINICTGDQIFPASLKYPQYEKVYATLGYSRLVIDEVQAYNPKACAMIVKLIEDIVSLGGKFLLMTATLPNFVKNYLKDKNVISDSDIINYYSEIKDDLIRHKIELRDKSITDDIREIIDKSKKGKRVLVVCNTVEKAEEMYEYIKNSTKDQKIYLDILHSRFTLEERKEKEKRLEEEFNNPKPEDENKSKILVATQVIEASLDIDADYLFTEIAPMDSLIQRMGRIMRRVNVLTGSIKDSNRIFTYENYYSQNEKNIYVYYIKEKGYIESGKGKIYEEILLKGTLEILKNKNNFTEKEKQKLVEGLYDNLENSEYINTFFQTVSILNAGYVSEYKEEAHNLFREIFSMSIIKSEHENEIIKKINDAILNNLDITWLWFKKEIIAKYVINLSGWKIKEREIIDTLWNILKDKIVQKDVEISRKLRSYSENIWVLKVNKIKEQSIII
- the cas7i gene encoding type I-B CRISPR-associated protein Cas7/Cst2/DevR — translated: MKIKEAITITIIFEADALNRGEKVAGNIPSIKKLMRGWGEAYSFISRPAMRHYLWITLNRMNPERWKEAPVTRANGNVIQFDLKKGNIKEYAELDVFGYMGTKKGNKKGKGKQITRKSAIGITKSISFEPWAGDITFYANHDLVRRYVKQYPDAKLEPNPYNPEEHKSLYKTSFTLDLKKIGTDDSGRLVISDQEKEGRVLDILTSIYNGLYYHSSGECPGIVPLFLISGIVKIPIPIFHSFVDVEFYKENHRPKFRIRENLLQNGISNGWIEKINGKSLTFVESREPDAMSSDFIEKHSYAKWDIFIKELFK